A genome region from Stenotrophomonas bentonitica includes the following:
- a CDS encoding DUF1156 domain-containing protein → MATKKELLAQQVAKAVGAGKAVALETVDFNDPNRPKTCLEVDFPVLPINEIAKVETASGAGRKPIYTMTKWWARRPSSVFRSLLIAAATKAPDDPSESAKLVWDNYYANHQKKGAFKHLKVADIFMGEPPRLSWRPFGLSQAALA, encoded by the coding sequence ATGGCCACCAAAAAAGAACTACTTGCACAGCAAGTCGCCAAAGCCGTCGGTGCAGGAAAGGCAGTCGCGCTGGAAACCGTCGATTTCAACGACCCCAACCGCCCCAAGACCTGCCTTGAGGTGGATTTCCCTGTCCTCCCAATCAATGAGATTGCGAAGGTCGAGACTGCATCAGGAGCAGGCAGAAAACCGATATACACGATGACGAAGTGGTGGGCGCGACGTCCATCAAGCGTGTTTCGGAGCTTGCTGATCGCAGCAGCGACGAAAGCCCCGGACGATCCATCGGAATCGGCAAAATTAGTCTGGGACAACTACTACGCCAACCACCAGAAGAAAGGCGCATTCAAGCACCTAAAGGTGGCCGACATTTTTATGGGTGAACCGCCCCGACTTTCTTGGAGGCCATTTGGTTTGAGTCAGGCCGCTTTGGCCTGA
- a CDS encoding SIR2 family protein: MTAAELPEDFFADIQGIFRKTPVLLVGSGFSCGYGLPGMGALAEHLATAVHDALSTDGARNAWAQSVEAIKTNLEAGLNGIPLGMAEWTEIVSAIRGETAKLILDRAIAAETEILGEKVAGGHAPSRLLNRLFSGSPQNTDSIHVITTNYDTLLELFCDLAEIPLDTGFTGFRRRKPRARPLFQTQYSRVLVAEKRQQQVDHRICKTVRLYKPHGSISWLTTDDGPVEALNDVSIAERAIVVPGPSKYQDALVNRLFDEMRTAMNAVLTDAQALLCIGFGFNDDHLQGVIKHRLAAGMPAIIVTRDPTPNIEKLLGEHPHVIAVFKDGDGAVCRWNGNALRSPEPLWQLDDFLKKFVE; this comes from the coding sequence ATGACAGCGGCCGAATTGCCAGAAGATTTCTTCGCAGACATCCAAGGGATTTTTCGCAAAACCCCGGTGCTGCTCGTCGGCTCTGGCTTCTCCTGTGGCTATGGCCTGCCCGGTATGGGCGCTTTGGCGGAGCACTTGGCAACCGCTGTGCACGATGCCCTGTCCACCGATGGGGCAAGGAACGCCTGGGCGCAATCAGTCGAAGCAATCAAGACAAATCTGGAAGCTGGCCTGAACGGCATTCCGCTTGGCATGGCGGAGTGGACAGAGATCGTATCAGCCATACGCGGAGAAACCGCGAAGCTGATTCTTGATAGAGCCATCGCCGCAGAGACGGAAATTCTTGGCGAAAAGGTCGCCGGTGGCCATGCGCCGTCACGCCTCTTGAACCGCTTGTTTAGTGGCTCTCCGCAGAACACGGACAGCATCCATGTCATTACAACCAACTACGACACGTTGTTGGAGTTGTTTTGTGATCTGGCAGAAATTCCCCTAGACACAGGATTTACGGGGTTCCGTCGGCGTAAGCCGCGTGCCAGGCCGCTCTTCCAAACGCAGTACAGCCGTGTTCTGGTGGCCGAAAAGCGCCAGCAGCAGGTCGATCACCGCATCTGCAAAACAGTTCGTCTATATAAGCCTCATGGCTCAATCAGTTGGTTGACAACGGACGATGGGCCAGTGGAAGCCCTCAACGATGTTTCCATCGCGGAACGAGCCATTGTCGTCCCCGGCCCGTCAAAGTACCAAGACGCACTGGTCAATAGGTTGTTCGACGAAATGCGTACCGCGATGAATGCGGTACTCACCGATGCCCAGGCACTGTTGTGTATCGGATTTGGCTTCAACGACGACCATTTGCAAGGCGTCATCAAGCATCGTCTGGCCGCAGGCATGCCGGCCATCATTGTCACGCGCGATCCGACCCCGAACATTGAAAAACTCCTCGGCGAACACCCCCATGTGATTGCCGTGTTCAAAGATGGGGATGGGGCAGTCTGTCGCTGGAACGGGAATGCACTGCGGTCACCAGAGCCGCTCTGGCAGTTGGATGACTTTCTGAAAAAATTTGTGGAGTGA
- a CDS encoding helix-turn-helix domain-containing protein, producing the protein MPTDNNEGEILTIRQVADYLKVTERTIYRLAGAKKIPAFKVGGTWRFSRADIDNWIKQQSLEGLDAAREGVHAANGQTNDGVRK; encoded by the coding sequence ATGCCCACCGACAACAACGAAGGCGAAATCCTCACCATCAGGCAGGTAGCCGACTACCTGAAGGTCACGGAACGGACGATCTACAGGTTGGCCGGGGCCAAAAAAATCCCAGCCTTCAAGGTTGGAGGGACGTGGCGGTTTTCGCGCGCGGACATTGACAACTGGATCAAGCAGCAGTCCTTGGAAGGACTCGACGCTGCGCGCGAGGGTGTCCACGCGGCCAATGGCCAAACCAACGATGGAGTGCGTAAGTAA
- a CDS encoding ATP-binding protein: MSIFNFTDEQSLGEVRSVETSRITVRVTDGQRLQKARVGRLVAIQLMGDEWLIGIIERVWRHPVELPTLPEADPSADLAAVPQEENGVSISLVGTYRARDGQRKDTFTRAVFILPEINRPVFPIEEKSLEDFMGILSASSKADAAAPLKVGTYTLDGKASAYIDGDKLFQRHAALLGSTGSGKSFTVASILEQSAQLPHANIVVFDLHGEYSSMKFASHYRIAGIGDLKAKKDGAIFLPFWLLNYDEMQSLFVDRSEESAPNQASELMKQVVELKKKSIEGLGKHDLLDGFTVDTPVPYRLADLIEAIAEKDKEMVQGSKGEKQGPLFGKLTRFLNRISVKTKDRRYAFMYQAPAEYETYEALHQLAEKLLGTGIQQDGINPGIKIVDFSEVPSDILPVVVGLVARIVYQIQFWSSPGTDGDARHPIVLVCDEAHLYLPSGAASIGPMEKRALENFERIAKEGRKYGVGLMVVSQRPSDVSTTILSQCSNIISLRLANKTDQAVVRQLLPESLEGLMEVLPTLDVGEAVVVGDATLLPTRIKMSKPKHEPRSATIPFWSRWATPKAEVDLVAAVENMRRQSRAQED; this comes from the coding sequence ATGAGCATTTTCAATTTCACCGACGAGCAGTCATTGGGCGAAGTCCGCAGTGTTGAAACCTCACGGATCACCGTGCGGGTGACGGACGGTCAACGCCTGCAAAAGGCGCGCGTCGGTCGATTGGTCGCCATCCAGTTGATGGGCGATGAATGGCTGATCGGCATCATCGAGCGGGTGTGGCGGCATCCAGTGGAGCTGCCGACGCTGCCCGAAGCTGACCCGTCAGCGGATCTGGCTGCCGTGCCTCAAGAGGAAAACGGCGTGTCGATCAGCCTGGTCGGCACCTATCGCGCCCGGGATGGGCAGCGCAAGGACACTTTCACGCGCGCCGTTTTCATCCTGCCGGAAATCAACCGGCCTGTGTTCCCTATCGAGGAGAAATCTCTCGAAGACTTCATGGGCATCTTGAGCGCGTCATCCAAGGCGGACGCGGCTGCACCGCTCAAGGTCGGCACCTATACCCTGGATGGCAAGGCCAGCGCCTACATTGATGGCGACAAGCTTTTCCAGCGCCATGCCGCGTTGCTGGGCAGTACGGGCTCGGGCAAATCCTTCACCGTCGCCTCCATTCTTGAGCAGTCTGCACAACTGCCGCACGCGAATATCGTCGTGTTCGATCTTCACGGCGAATATTCGAGCATGAAATTCGCCAGCCACTACCGCATCGCAGGCATCGGCGATCTGAAAGCGAAGAAGGACGGCGCCATCTTCCTGCCCTTCTGGCTGCTGAATTACGACGAAATGCAATCACTGTTCGTGGATCGGTCTGAAGAGAGCGCCCCCAATCAGGCCAGTGAACTGATGAAGCAGGTCGTGGAGCTGAAGAAGAAATCCATCGAAGGGCTGGGGAAGCATGATCTGCTCGATGGATTCACAGTGGATACTCCGGTGCCCTATCGGTTGGCCGATCTTATTGAGGCTATCGCAGAAAAAGACAAGGAGATGGTGCAAGGAAGCAAGGGAGAAAAGCAGGGGCCGCTTTTCGGAAAACTGACGCGATTTCTGAACAGGATCAGTGTCAAAACGAAAGACCGTCGCTATGCCTTCATGTATCAAGCTCCAGCAGAATACGAGACTTACGAGGCGCTGCACCAGCTAGCCGAAAAGCTGCTCGGCACCGGCATCCAGCAAGATGGCATCAACCCCGGCATCAAGATTGTCGATTTTTCGGAGGTGCCCTCGGACATCCTACCGGTCGTCGTTGGTCTGGTTGCGCGAATCGTCTACCAAATCCAGTTCTGGAGCTCACCAGGGACGGATGGTGATGCCCGCCATCCTATCGTGCTCGTCTGTGATGAGGCACATCTCTACTTGCCAAGCGGTGCTGCCTCCATTGGCCCAATGGAAAAGCGCGCCCTGGAAAACTTCGAGCGCATCGCCAAAGAGGGACGCAAGTACGGTGTTGGGTTGATGGTAGTCAGCCAACGCCCCTCGGACGTCAGTACAACTATCCTCAGCCAGTGCAGCAACATCATCAGCTTGCGCCTGGCCAACAAAACCGATCAGGCAGTGGTCAGGCAGCTCCTGCCTGAAAGTCTGGAGGGGCTGATGGAGGTGCTGCCGACGCTGGACGTGGGCGAGGCTGTAGTGGTGGGCGACGCCACCTTGCTTCCGACCCGCATCAAGATGTCCAAGCCCAAACACGAACCACGCAGTGCAACGATTCCCTTTTGGTCGCGCTGGGCCACGCCCAAAGCAGAAGTTGATTTGGTTGCTGCGGTAGAAAACATGCGCAGGCAGTCGCGCGCACAAGAAGATTAA
- a CDS encoding DUF1156 domain-containing protein, with product MQMFGNDLNPVAWFVVKQELANVDLEQVKKLLADIEAEVKPQIMPYYYCDGPEGEKGTWTHLPSNKAMPADFDPLTIPQGERKDYRYEGPEVIYSFWAKHGPCQVTGCGHRTPIMTSPVMAVKTISVKHWEHTCGQCGGEFHVEEEAARMAPDAPLVVAPSEYPFSVLDKRRGVICPHCGHAELANLGKGKNKKVELSLLVHPQWLAGEAKQDANSQPYGGSAQDDVAATTRWDAARAANIRLLEVRGALPNEVTDPETGATFAPSRGTVPKKSHYACAACGTVQDVLTTIKATGKTGPMAAYAVQGYAPKRDAAGKPYSGRFFAAYDRTHARQYDAVLAEWEERKDADLKDYWPRSELPYGFMTHHLQGGVPNHGFTHWWTMFSPRQRLVHALLLKAIATAGDHEWGVREFVLGAFHRYLQHQNMMCFWDIQQDCVAPSLSNQNFHPKSTVVENSVFAHLGRGNWNSSLDSLLDALNWLASPTELVSNERLNINFPSIGSQTSGKSTKLALGDVLTGADVLCRSSTDLQQYAESSLDLVITDPPFGGLLHYSELSDFFYVWLRLVLKSKYPEYFSAEYTPKSLEAVANRAREPEDPDGFYQRLLTQCWREAHRALKPGGILAFTFHHSEDEPWVAVLESLFDAGYYLEATYPIRSDETKGDGEFGSRTIEFDIIHVCRKRTEEPKPVSWGRMRREVMADVRQLQAMLENHAKEGLPAADIQVIRRGKALEYFSRHYGKVYVDEGRTISVRDALVGINQLIDEDADKGKEPPPVNAEPMSRQFLRTFGAATEMKRDQLQKFLRGTITTPDEFVQRGWCIEEKKVFTRTNPLDFARDWSGKHRRKLTSDLDQAMVLIGACVDGSGINASDTLTNDNFKPHIALKPLLEWLQKNGSDQTTRNAASRAVAIFSTWQASQAPKPQQVSLFDDDEEYTQ from the coding sequence ATGCAGATGTTCGGCAACGACCTCAACCCGGTCGCGTGGTTCGTGGTCAAGCAAGAGCTGGCCAACGTCGATCTTGAGCAAGTCAAGAAGCTGCTCGCCGACATCGAGGCTGAGGTCAAGCCACAGATCATGCCGTACTACTACTGCGACGGCCCGGAAGGCGAGAAAGGCACATGGACGCACCTGCCGTCGAACAAGGCAATGCCTGCCGATTTCGACCCGCTGACCATTCCGCAGGGCGAGCGCAAGGACTACCGCTACGAAGGCCCGGAGGTCATCTACTCCTTTTGGGCCAAACATGGCCCTTGCCAGGTCACCGGTTGTGGCCACCGCACGCCGATCATGACCAGTCCGGTGATGGCGGTGAAGACCATCAGTGTGAAGCACTGGGAACACACCTGCGGCCAATGCGGCGGTGAATTCCACGTTGAGGAGGAAGCCGCACGGATGGCGCCGGATGCGCCGCTGGTTGTCGCTCCAAGTGAATACCCTTTCTCCGTGCTCGACAAAAGGCGCGGTGTGATCTGCCCGCACTGTGGGCACGCTGAGCTTGCGAATCTGGGCAAGGGGAAGAACAAGAAGGTGGAACTGAGCTTGCTGGTGCATCCGCAATGGCTGGCGGGCGAAGCCAAGCAGGATGCGAATAGCCAGCCCTACGGCGGTTCGGCGCAGGACGACGTGGCGGCGACCACACGGTGGGATGCGGCACGCGCTGCGAATATTCGCCTACTGGAAGTGCGCGGCGCGTTGCCTAATGAAGTGACCGACCCGGAAACGGGCGCCACCTTCGCGCCGTCGAGGGGCACGGTGCCTAAGAAATCGCACTACGCCTGCGCGGCTTGCGGCACGGTGCAGGACGTATTGACCACCATCAAGGCCACTGGCAAGACGGGGCCGATGGCGGCCTATGCAGTACAGGGTTACGCACCGAAGCGCGATGCGGCAGGAAAGCCCTACAGTGGTCGCTTTTTCGCAGCCTACGATAGAACACATGCTCGACAGTACGACGCAGTTTTAGCGGAATGGGAGGAGCGCAAGGACGCTGATTTGAAGGACTATTGGCCGCGATCCGAGCTTCCTTACGGTTTTATGACCCATCACCTGCAAGGAGGTGTGCCGAACCACGGTTTCACCCACTGGTGGACGATGTTCAGCCCACGGCAGCGTTTGGTTCATGCCTTACTGTTAAAGGCTATCGCAACAGCAGGAGACCACGAATGGGGTGTGCGGGAGTTCGTCCTCGGTGCGTTTCACAGATACCTCCAGCATCAGAATATGATGTGTTTTTGGGACATTCAGCAAGACTGTGTTGCCCCAAGCCTGAGCAATCAAAATTTCCACCCAAAGTCTACGGTTGTAGAGAACAGCGTTTTCGCCCATCTCGGGCGAGGTAACTGGAATTCGTCACTCGATTCATTGCTGGACGCACTAAATTGGCTGGCCTCACCGACTGAACTGGTGAGCAACGAGAGACTTAACATCAATTTTCCCAGCATTGGTTCGCAAACATCAGGGAAATCGACAAAACTGGCTCTTGGCGATGTACTTACAGGTGCAGATGTATTGTGCAGATCCTCAACAGATCTCCAGCAGTACGCCGAATCCAGCCTTGATTTAGTCATTACTGACCCTCCTTTCGGAGGACTGCTCCATTACTCGGAGCTGTCTGATTTTTTCTACGTCTGGCTTCGTTTGGTGCTGAAGAGTAAATACCCGGAATATTTCAGCGCCGAATACACGCCAAAATCGCTGGAGGCCGTCGCCAATCGCGCCCGCGAGCCCGAAGATCCGGATGGCTTTTATCAGCGGTTGTTGACTCAGTGCTGGCGTGAGGCACATCGCGCGCTTAAACCCGGTGGCATATTAGCTTTCACCTTCCACCACAGCGAGGATGAGCCCTGGGTGGCGGTGTTGGAGTCGCTGTTCGACGCAGGGTACTACCTCGAAGCAACCTATCCCATCCGCTCCGACGAAACAAAGGGCGATGGTGAGTTCGGTTCCAGAACAATTGAATTCGACATCATCCACGTCTGCCGCAAGCGCACCGAGGAGCCCAAGCCGGTGAGCTGGGGTCGCATGCGCCGCGAGGTGATGGCCGATGTGCGCCAGTTGCAAGCCATGCTGGAGAATCACGCCAAGGAAGGTCTGCCCGCCGCCGACATTCAGGTCATCCGGCGCGGCAAGGCTCTGGAATACTTCTCTCGCCACTACGGCAAGGTCTATGTGGATGAAGGCCGCACCATCTCCGTCCGCGACGCGCTGGTCGGTATCAACCAACTCATCGACGAAGACGCCGACAAGGGCAAGGAACCGCCGCCGGTCAATGCCGAACCGATGTCACGACAGTTCCTGCGCACCTTCGGGGCTGCGACTGAAATGAAGCGCGACCAGTTGCAGAAGTTTCTGCGCGGCACCATCACCACGCCGGATGAATTTGTACAGCGTGGCTGGTGCATCGAAGAGAAGAAGGTGTTTACGCGCACCAATCCGCTCGATTTCGCCCGCGATTGGTCGGGTAAGCACAGGCGCAAGCTCACCTCTGATCTCGATCAGGCGATGGTGCTGATCGGTGCCTGTGTCGATGGCAGCGGCATCAATGCCTCGGACACGTTAACGAACGACAACTTCAAGCCGCACATAGCGCTCAAGCCGCTGCTGGAATGGCTGCAAAAGAACGGCTCGGATCAGACCACCCGCAACGCGGCGTCGCGCGCGGTGGCGATCTTCTCCACCTGGCAAGCCAGCCAGGCGCCCAAGCCGCAGCAGGTTTCGCTGTTCGATGACGATGAGGAGTACACGCAATGA
- a CDS encoding DUF499 domain-containing protein: MLGLTLRDEFRGKRLKGTAIELSNDSNTGATQIAAQAFLEITYPTHDLLEGIEAVGPNQGRPVVVIGERGLGKSHLMAALYHAVNDAASTGAWLNSWSSTLGDPSIGKIALRDGMLVIGESLHRQRYKFLWDLLFERHPRGEFIKGKWEGMGAAKTDIPSDKLIIELLEHRPAMLLLDEFQTWYDGLTNTKQYPWKQWAFNFIQILSEIAKERPDLLVLVISVRNGGSDAYQQVHRVNPVAIDFKAGGNAERIQQDRRRMLLHRLFDNRLQIADGTIESLVAQHVSEYFRLLDVPPAEQDRKRREFTESWPYAPHLLRLLEEQVLIATDAQETRDMIRILANLYKSRGEAVPVLTAADFRLDDDASGIGALLDSVSNEHHRTLREKAQHNIISVTEAVYDHGNLAPHLQEILSALWLRSIAVGNLAGADPATLQVDITRSKPVDVNAFQVELATIVENSFNIHQDGPRLVFREEENPRAKLMACARNDKLFTDGSDQVQLAKQVRYVIGGSDEVAKTFRVIALPKSWQNDPWTSLDEAEQPERWDDRLPILVLPEEPEKMDQTLGRWLKDHLQKRRNTIRFLLPRAGSTNAFQDRDLLILARAEMKAQEWSGQNPEYKKLHKEFEGTLRENLKKRFDRFAILHRYDHQNPQQSLFSVEHLKKQGAQIPEGIEETLTNDLFVPEDFEDLVLEAASENAPLGKLLRELQEPRPAGQDCIPWLGETAMKERILRLCARGKIAINLRNLEHLQTHAGEDEETAWRRLRPKLSYTGRQLDEVFLMEPSAVLATGGTPPPAPQPPAGGNGGSGGDTFGGGTTTPPVTPSGGDNTPGGGTSPNGGDIFGGGTSTTAKSRTPLSNPPTSPLNLIGKLEGWGIGPATPVAEVSIKVSAGQNTQITGAQLKELLKKLPDGMTFELSLEKEDN, from the coding sequence ATGCTTGGATTGACTCTTCGGGATGAGTTTCGGGGCAAGCGCCTCAAAGGGACGGCCATTGAGCTTTCCAACGACTCGAACACGGGTGCTACCCAGATCGCCGCACAGGCATTCTTGGAGATCACCTATCCCACCCACGATCTACTGGAGGGCATCGAAGCCGTTGGCCCCAACCAAGGGCGGCCAGTGGTCGTGATCGGCGAGCGCGGCCTGGGTAAGTCGCACTTGATGGCAGCGCTCTACCACGCAGTCAACGATGCCGCATCGACGGGCGCATGGCTCAACTCCTGGTCAAGCACGTTGGGTGACCCCAGCATCGGCAAGATCGCACTGCGCGATGGCATGTTGGTCATTGGCGAGAGCCTGCACAGGCAACGCTATAAATTCCTGTGGGACCTGCTGTTCGAGCGCCATCCGCGCGGCGAATTCATCAAAGGCAAGTGGGAAGGCATGGGAGCGGCCAAGACCGACATCCCCTCGGACAAGCTCATCATCGAGCTGCTTGAGCATCGGCCTGCGATGCTCCTCCTCGACGAATTCCAGACTTGGTACGACGGCCTGACCAATACCAAGCAGTACCCCTGGAAGCAATGGGCGTTCAACTTCATCCAGATCCTGTCGGAGATCGCCAAAGAGCGCCCCGACCTACTGGTGTTGGTGATCTCCGTGCGCAATGGCGGCAGCGATGCTTACCAGCAGGTGCACCGCGTCAACCCAGTGGCTATCGACTTCAAGGCGGGAGGCAATGCCGAGCGTATCCAGCAGGATCGGCGGCGGATGCTGTTGCATCGCCTGTTCGACAACCGTCTGCAGATTGCAGACGGCACCATCGAATCGCTGGTTGCACAACACGTCTCCGAATACTTCCGCCTGCTGGATGTGCCGCCCGCCGAGCAGGATCGCAAGCGCCGTGAATTCACCGAGTCCTGGCCTTACGCACCGCACTTGCTGCGCCTGCTTGAGGAACAGGTGCTGATCGCCACGGATGCGCAAGAAACGCGCGACATGATTCGCATCCTGGCCAACCTCTACAAGAGCCGGGGCGAAGCGGTGCCTGTGCTCACTGCGGCTGATTTCCGGCTGGATGACGATGCCTCGGGCATTGGAGCACTGCTGGATTCAGTGTCCAACGAACACCACCGCACCCTGCGCGAAAAAGCGCAGCACAACATCATTTCGGTGACGGAGGCGGTGTACGACCACGGCAACCTTGCCCCACACCTGCAAGAAATCCTGAGCGCACTGTGGCTGCGCTCCATCGCCGTCGGCAATCTTGCCGGGGCCGATCCGGCCACGTTGCAGGTGGACATCACCCGCAGCAAGCCGGTAGATGTCAATGCCTTTCAGGTCGAACTGGCGACCATTGTCGAGAACAGCTTCAACATTCACCAGGATGGCCCGAGGTTGGTCTTCCGCGAGGAAGAAAACCCCCGCGCCAAGTTGATGGCCTGCGCGCGCAATGACAAACTGTTCACCGATGGTTCCGATCAGGTGCAGCTTGCCAAGCAGGTGCGCTACGTCATCGGAGGCAGCGATGAGGTCGCTAAAACCTTCCGAGTGATTGCCCTGCCAAAATCGTGGCAGAACGATCCGTGGACATCGCTCGACGAAGCCGAGCAGCCGGAGCGCTGGGATGACCGGCTGCCCATTTTGGTGCTGCCAGAAGAGCCGGAAAAAATGGATCAGACACTGGGCCGCTGGCTCAAGGACCACCTGCAAAAGCGCCGCAACACCATTCGCTTCTTGTTGCCCCGTGCCGGCTCCACCAACGCCTTTCAGGACCGCGACCTCCTCATCCTTGCCCGCGCCGAAATGAAGGCGCAGGAATGGAGTGGGCAGAACCCCGAATACAAGAAACTTCATAAGGAATTTGAAGGCACGCTGCGCGAGAACCTGAAGAAGCGCTTCGATCGGTTTGCCATCCTGCACCGCTATGACCACCAGAACCCGCAGCAATCCCTGTTCAGTGTCGAGCACCTGAAAAAGCAAGGTGCTCAAATCCCCGAGGGCATCGAAGAAACCCTGACCAACGACCTCTTTGTTCCCGAGGATTTCGAAGACCTTGTTCTAGAAGCCGCCTCGGAGAACGCCCCCCTCGGCAAGCTGCTGCGTGAACTGCAAGAGCCTCGCCCTGCGGGTCAGGATTGCATCCCCTGGCTGGGGGAAACCGCGATGAAGGAACGCATCCTGCGCTTGTGCGCGCGCGGCAAGATCGCCATCAACCTGCGCAATCTGGAGCACCTTCAAACCCACGCGGGCGAGGACGAGGAAACTGCATGGCGGCGCTTGCGCCCCAAACTCTCCTACACGGGGCGTCAGCTTGATGAAGTGTTCCTGATGGAACCCTCGGCGGTGCTCGCGACCGGAGGCACCCCGCCACCCGCGCCGCAGCCGCCTGCAGGCGGCAACGGTGGATCGGGCGGCGATACTTTTGGTGGCGGCACTACCACTCCGCCCGTCACCCCTTCCGGTGGCGACAACACTCCCGGCGGTGGCACATCGCCGAATGGCGGCGACATCTTTGGTGGTGGCACAAGTACCACCGCCAAATCACGCACCCCGCTCTCTAACCCGCCAACCTCACCGCTCAACCTAATCGGCAAGCTCGAAGGCTGGGGCATTGGCCCGGCCACGCCTGTGGCAGAAGTCTCGATCAAGGTGTCTGCTGGCCAAAACACGCAGATTACGGGCGCGCAACTCAAGGAACTGCTCAAGAAGCTGCCTGATGGCATGACTTTTGAGCTGAGTCTTGAGAAGGAGGACAACTGA
- a CDS encoding IS3 family transposase (programmed frameshift), with amino-acid sequence MNKPVKYSPEVRDRAVRMVLEHQDGHGSQWAAIESIAGKIGCTAETLRLWVRRAERDQGKLPGLTTDERARMKALERENRELRQANEILRKASAYFCPGGARPPLQAMTRFVTEHRHAYGVEPICRVLQIAPSTYYNHAVREADPERNPNRWWRDQGLEVAVRRVWDENRQVYGVRKVWRQLLREGWQVARCTVERLMRRLGLRGVIRGKVVKTTVSDKAQPCPLDRVNRQFHADRPNALWVSDFTYVSTWQGMVYVAFVIDAYARRIVGWKVSSSMTTDFVLDALEQALHARQREGELIHHSDRGSQYMSIRYSERLAEAGVEPSVGSVGDSYDNALAETINGLYKAEVIHRRSWRNRQQVELATLDWVHWYNHQRLLGPIGYIPPAEAEAAYYRQQAGQAKAA; translated from the exons ATGAACAAGCCAGTGAAATATTCCCCGGAAGTTCGGGATCGGGCGGTGCGGATGGTGCTGGAGCACCAGGACGGTCACGGTTCGCAGTGGGCTGCGATCGAGTCGATTGCCGGGAAGATCGGGTGCACAGCCGAGACGCTGCGGTTGTGGGTGCGGCGTGCCGAGCGTGATCAGGGGAAGCTGCCGGGCCTGACGACCGATGAGCGGGCGCGGATGAAGGCGCTGGAGCGGGAGAACCGCGAGCTGCGGCAGGCCAACGAGATCCTGCGCAAGGCGTCAGCATATT TTTGCCCAGGCGGAGCTCGACCGCCACTTCAAGCCATGACGAGGTTCGTGACCGAACACCGTCACGCCTACGGAGTCGAGCCGATCTGCCGTGTACTTCAGATCGCTCCGTCGACGTACTACAACCATGCGGTCCGTGAGGCCGATCCGGAGCGCAATCCGAACCGCTGGTGGCGGGACCAGGGACTGGAGGTGGCGGTCCGCCGGGTCTGGGACGAGAACCGTCAGGTCTACGGGGTGCGCAAGGTGTGGCGGCAGTTGCTGCGGGAAGGCTGGCAGGTGGCCCGGTGCACGGTGGAACGGCTGATGCGTCGGCTGGGCCTGCGTGGCGTGATCCGCGGCAAGGTGGTGAAGACCACGGTCAGCGACAAGGCGCAACCGTGCCCGCTGGACCGGGTGAACCGGCAGTTCCATGCCGATCGACCCAACGCGCTATGGGTGAGCGACTTCACCTATGTCTCGACCTGGCAGGGCATGGTGTACGTGGCGTTCGTGATCGACGCGTACGCACGTCGGATCGTGGGCTGGAAGGTGTCCAGTTCGATGACGACCGACTTCGTTCTGGACGCACTGGAGCAAGCCCTGCACGCCCGGCAACGGGAGGGCGAGTTGATCCATCACTCCGACCGCGGGTCGCAATACATGTCGATCCGCTACAGCGAGCGACTGGCCGAAGCCGGGGTCGAACCGTCGGTGGGCAGCGTGGGCGACAGCTATGACAACGCGCTGGCCGAGACGATCAACGGGCTGTACAAGGCCGAGGTGATCCATCGGCGGTCGTGGCGCAACCGCCAGCAGGTGGAACTGGCCACGCTGGACTGGGTGCACTGGTACAACCATCAACGACTGCTGGGGCCGATCGGATACATCCCGCCAGCAGAAGCCGAAGCAGCTTACTATCGGCAACAAGCCGGTCAGGCCAAAGCGGCCTGA